The following proteins are encoded in a genomic region of Triticum dicoccoides isolate Atlit2015 ecotype Zavitan chromosome 1B, WEW_v2.0, whole genome shotgun sequence:
- the LOC119346939 gene encoding uncharacterized protein LOC119346939 — protein sequence MAAVARGQRRRGRAPGAASAAAAEDDGEEQHLNPFLSDAAPSSSRVQFRNVASRVRWVEEAGVAEVLDNKGKLWLTTGIARGGKLYYNVEEIGFLAERGALVLLDDKDETVGMEEIYGKIARGSYGCSWDAFQAYRHLKLLGYIVGRYDVPWTMKQIRSGDVTNSPDSMDGTSQNFGKANGACNDITKLLKGMLIDGMYPTFKVHLPNSKFKKSSPGVPSFLVCLLRDKPPPTDELETVENKFGGIPLKFCQVDNGRVSFLSFDKVTLLSLP from the exons ATGGCGGCCGTGGCGCGTGGCCAACGGAGAAGGGGCCGTGCTCCCGGGGCTGCCTCCGCCGCTGCGGCTGAAGACGACGGGGAGGAGCAGCACCTCAACCCCTTCCTCTCGGACGCGGCACCCTCTTCCTCGAGAGTCCAGTTCAG GAACGTCGCGTCGCGGGTGCGGTGGGTGGAGGAGGCTGGTGTGGCAGAGGTGTTGGACAACAAGGGGAAGCTCTGGCTGACCACTGGCATAGCACGGGGCGGCAAGCTCTACTACAATGTGGAGGAGATCGG GTTCTTGGCAGAAAGAGGGGCATTGGTTCTTCTTGATGACAAGGATGAAACAGTTGGAATGGAGGAGATTTATGGAAAGATTGCAAGAGGAAGTTATGGGTGCTCCTGGGATGCCTTCCAAGCTTACAGGCACTTGAAGTTGCTTGGCTACATTGTTGGACGATATGACGTTCCCTGGACAATGAAGCAAATCCGTTCTGGTGACGTCACTAATTCCCCCGACAGTATGGATGGCACAAGCCAGAACTTTGGTAAAGCCAATGGTGCCTGCAATGACATTACCAAATTGCTGAAAGGAATGCTCATAGATGGGATGTATCCAACCTTTAAAGTGCATCTACCAAATAGCAAATTTAAGAAGTCGTCCCCAGGAGTCCCTAGTTTTCTTGTATGTCTGTTAAG AGACAAGCCACCTCCAACGGATGAACTTGAAACGGTGGAGAATAAGTTTGGCGGCATTCCTCTTAAATTCTGTCAAGTTGATAATGGGCGTGTCAGCTTCCTCTCCTTCGATAAAGTTACACTTCTTAGTTTGCCCTGA